One genomic segment of Aquipluma nitroreducens includes these proteins:
- a CDS encoding glycoside hydrolase family 5 protein, translated as MIKSLLSIFSLTGIFLFSSCSTSVAPKSSNHQGYIKVEGQNLIAPDGNKFFIQGINLGNWLNPEGYMFGFKKTSSARLINQAFCEMVGPDFTNQFWKQFKDNYITREDIRYIRKTGMNTIRMPFHYKLFTDEDYMGLSVNQDGFQRLDSLVSWCRESEIYLILDMHDAPGGQTGDNIDDSYGYPWLMTSEDSQKQFTEIWKKIAEHYQNEPVILGYDLLNEPIATYFPDEKEKLNAALEPIYKRAVAAIREVDKNHIILLGGAQWNGNFRVFHDSKFDDKLMYTCHRYWCDTLQTNIQDFVSFRDSVNLPIYMGETGENTDQWIGAWTRLMERNNIGWTYWPFKKMDSPRGVMSITPPENWDKIIEFTESPRNGFDEIRKARPDQELVKKAMLQLIENCKYKNCKVNEGYVKAIGMKP; from the coding sequence ATGATTAAAAGTCTGCTTTCTATTTTCAGTTTGACAGGAATTTTTCTTTTCTCTTCCTGTAGTACTTCGGTTGCACCAAAATCTTCAAATCATCAGGGTTACATCAAAGTTGAAGGGCAAAACCTGATTGCTCCTGATGGCAATAAATTTTTCATTCAGGGAATTAATTTGGGTAATTGGCTAAACCCCGAAGGATATATGTTCGGTTTTAAAAAGACTAGTTCTGCCCGTTTGATCAATCAAGCCTTTTGTGAAATGGTTGGACCTGATTTCACCAATCAGTTCTGGAAGCAGTTCAAGGACAATTACATTACGCGCGAAGACATTCGGTACATTCGCAAAACGGGAATGAATACCATTCGCATGCCATTCCATTACAAGTTATTCACCGATGAAGATTACATGGGATTGAGTGTCAACCAGGATGGGTTTCAGCGTTTGGATAGCCTGGTTTCGTGGTGTCGCGAATCGGAAATTTACCTGATTTTGGATATGCACGATGCACCTGGCGGGCAAACCGGCGATAACATCGACGATAGCTATGGTTATCCATGGCTGATGACCAGTGAAGACAGTCAAAAACAGTTTACTGAAATCTGGAAGAAAATAGCAGAGCACTATCAGAATGAACCGGTGATTTTGGGCTACGATTTATTAAATGAACCCATTGCAACCTACTTCCCCGATGAAAAAGAAAAGTTGAATGCTGCGCTGGAACCAATTTATAAGCGTGCTGTTGCAGCGATTCGGGAAGTGGATAAAAACCATATCATTCTTTTGGGTGGCGCTCAGTGGAACGGAAACTTCCGTGTTTTCCACGATTCGAAGTTCGACGATAAACTGATGTACACCTGCCACCGCTACTGGTGCGATACGCTGCAAACCAATATTCAGGATTTTGTCAGTTTCCGCGACTCGGTAAATTTGCCAATCTATATGGGCGAAACCGGTGAAAATACGGATCAGTGGATTGGCGCCTGGACTCGATTAATGGAACGAAACAACATTGGCTGGACTTACTGGCCATTTAAAAAGATGGACAGTCCAAGAGGCGTTATGAGTATTACGCCACCAGAGAATTGGGATAAAATCATCGAATTTACAGAAAGTCCTAGAAATGGGTTTGATGAGATCCGGAAAGCCCGGCCTGATCAGGAGTTGGTGAAAAAAGCCATGCTTCAGTTGATTGAAAACTGTAAATACAAGAACTGTAAGGTAAACGAAGGCTATGTGAAAGCCATTGGAATGAAGCCATAA
- a CDS encoding IS256 family transposase, variant Zn-binding type, with the protein MNLVSSNFLCLWKNQKKRCWACGYTDVIRWGKQGGKQRFKCKRCGIFLTENRPEQRIQNRFVWFRKWILERQTYQILSRDSSLSQATLQRTFYHFLEQAPLVKIIKRERVHLRIDATYFAQFCLVCYQDDFDGYTQLHRFTDGERYEEIKEDLANLLKLGIQIESITTDGHKSILKAIKRSVPEAIVQRCLVHIQRMCLLWLTQYPKHQAGQELRKLVLFILRIKSENDRIYWTREFLKWHETHKDYLNEKTYNTETGRYWYTHKLLRRSYITIKRALPNMFHYLSNPDIPKTTNGIEGYFSHLKNHLDIHRGLTVKHRINFIKWYIYFANAK; encoded by the coding sequence ATGAACTTGGTTTCATCAAACTTTTTATGTTTATGGAAAAATCAAAAAAAACGCTGTTGGGCCTGTGGATATACAGATGTTATTCGATGGGGAAAACAAGGGGGTAAGCAACGATTCAAATGTAAACGATGCGGAATTTTTCTAACTGAAAATCGTCCAGAACAGAGAATTCAAAACAGGTTTGTATGGTTCAGAAAGTGGATATTGGAACGTCAGACTTATCAAATTTTAAGCAGGGACAGCAGCCTATCGCAAGCTACACTTCAACGGACATTTTACCATTTTTTAGAACAAGCGCCATTGGTCAAAATAATCAAGCGAGAGCGTGTTCATTTACGGATAGATGCCACGTATTTTGCGCAGTTTTGTTTGGTTTGTTATCAAGACGATTTTGATGGCTACACCCAGCTGCATCGCTTTACTGACGGTGAACGCTATGAGGAAATCAAAGAGGATCTGGCTAACTTGCTCAAACTTGGGATTCAGATCGAAAGCATTACCACCGACGGTCATAAAAGTATCTTAAAAGCGATAAAAAGGTCAGTTCCAGAAGCTATCGTCCAACGCTGTCTGGTTCATATCCAGCGCATGTGCCTGCTGTGGCTAACACAGTATCCCAAACATCAGGCCGGACAGGAACTACGCAAACTGGTGCTATTTATCCTTCGAATTAAATCAGAAAATGACCGGATTTACTGGACAAGAGAGTTTCTAAAATGGCATGAAACACACAAAGATTACTTGAATGAAAAAACATACAACACAGAAACCGGAAGATATTGGTACACACATAAACTGCTTCGCCGCTCTTATATAACCATCAAACGGGCTTTGCCAAACATGTTTCATTACCTATCAAACCCAGATATACCCAAGACTACAAACGGGATAGAAGGATACTTCAGTCATCTTAAAAACCACCTGGATATCCATCGTGGGTTGACGGTAAAACACCGAATAAACTTCATCAAGTGGTACATTTATTTTGCTAACGCAAAATGA
- a CDS encoding GDSL-type esterase/lipase family protein: protein MNRFKISGIFFFCLITLFQLAGMAKNPNDKKLDLDIVFIGNSITYGANLENPRQDAPPVIASEILRKKAGIESVQFSNQGRSGFTTVNYLPDSPTFAEVIQATKLLHTNLEHSLIFSIKLGTNDSAISGPKGAPVSKEDYRKNMKAIIDELLRQFPDAKVVIEQPIWYSTNTYNRSKYLAEGLARLQSYFPELESLVKSYSATNKNQVFMGDRKGFNYFRKNYLTDLVAEKGQQGTFYLHPNPKGAAKLASFWAEAIYKILK from the coding sequence ATGAACCGTTTCAAAATTTCAGGAATCTTCTTTTTTTGCCTGATTACACTGTTTCAACTAGCAGGTATGGCGAAAAACCCGAACGACAAAAAGCTTGATTTGGATATTGTATTTATAGGTAACAGTATTACTTATGGCGCTAATCTGGAGAATCCAAGGCAGGATGCTCCTCCGGTTATTGCTTCAGAAATACTTCGGAAAAAAGCTGGGATCGAATCGGTTCAATTCTCAAACCAGGGAAGAAGTGGATTTACTACCGTAAATTATTTGCCCGATTCGCCCACATTTGCAGAAGTCATTCAGGCGACGAAACTATTGCACACGAATCTGGAACATTCCCTGATCTTTTCAATCAAATTGGGAACTAACGACAGTGCCATTTCCGGCCCCAAAGGAGCACCCGTTTCGAAAGAGGACTACCGAAAAAACATGAAAGCCATTATTGACGAGTTGCTCCGACAGTTTCCTGACGCAAAAGTTGTGATTGAGCAACCCATCTGGTATAGCACGAATACTTACAACCGATCAAAATACCTCGCCGAAGGATTAGCGCGATTACAAAGCTATTTCCCTGAACTGGAATCATTGGTTAAAAGCTATTCGGCAACAAATAAAAATCAGGTTTTTATGGGCGATCGGAAGGGATTTAACTATTTCAGGAAAAATTACCTGACAGATTTGGTGGCAGAAAAAGGCCAGCAGGGAACTTTTTACCTTCATCCAAATCCCAAAGGTGCAGCAAAGCTTGCTAGTTTCTGGGCAGAGGCTATTTATAAGATTCTGAAATAG
- the nadA gene encoding quinolinate synthase NadA: MEEKQIREMLDENGFIEEQISPELKLVEEINRLKKEKNAVILSHYYVESDLQDIADYVGDSLGLAQEAAKTEADLIVFVGVHFMAETAKIINPSKKVILPDLKAGCSLADSAPADKFAEFKAQYPNHQVISYINCTADLKTMTDVVCTSANALKIVNSFPPEQKLIFAPDKNLGNYINSLTGREMVLWDGACMVHEKYSVEKIIELMDQHPDAEFIAHPECEKPVLLVAKYIGSTTALLNYVTASQKKKFIVATESGILHQMNRACPDKIFIPAPSIDSTCGCNDCSYMKLNSLQKLYICLKNELPEITLSDEVIKKAQLPILRMLEISK; this comes from the coding sequence ATGGAAGAAAAACAGATCCGGGAAATGCTTGATGAAAATGGATTTATTGAGGAGCAGATTAGCCCGGAATTAAAGCTGGTTGAGGAAATTAACCGACTGAAGAAAGAAAAGAATGCGGTCATTCTCAGTCATTATTATGTGGAAAGTGACCTTCAGGATATAGCTGATTATGTTGGTGATAGTTTAGGATTAGCTCAGGAGGCCGCAAAAACCGAAGCCGATTTGATTGTTTTTGTGGGTGTTCATTTTATGGCCGAAACTGCAAAAATCATTAACCCCTCCAAAAAGGTTATTCTGCCCGATTTGAAAGCCGGTTGTTCGCTGGCCGATTCTGCCCCGGCTGATAAGTTCGCTGAATTTAAAGCTCAATATCCCAATCATCAGGTGATTTCGTACATCAATTGCACTGCCGACCTGAAGACCATGACTGACGTGGTTTGTACCTCGGCCAATGCGCTGAAGATTGTAAACAGCTTTCCTCCGGAACAGAAACTTATTTTTGCGCCTGATAAAAACCTTGGAAATTACATCAACAGCCTGACTGGCCGTGAAATGGTTCTTTGGGATGGCGCCTGCATGGTTCACGAAAAATACTCGGTCGAAAAAATCATTGAGCTGATGGATCAGCATCCCGATGCCGAATTTATTGCCCATCCGGAGTGCGAAAAGCCGGTTTTGCTGGTTGCCAAATACATCGGTTCAACCACCGCGTTGTTGAACTACGTGACTGCAAGTCAAAAAAAGAAATTTATTGTAGCTACCGAAAGCGGCATTTTGCATCAAATGAACAGGGCTTGTCCGGATAAAATTTTCATTCCGGCTCCTTCCATTGATTCAACTTGTGGTTGCAACGACTGTTCGTACATGAAATTGAACAGCCTTCAGAAATTATACATCTGTCTGAAAAACGAATTACCCGAAATCACCCTTTCTGACGAGGTGATCAAAAAGGCTCAATTACCGATACTCCGAATGCTCGAAATCTCGAAATAA
- a CDS encoding TonB-dependent receptor, producing the protein MKKMLKVYFVLIAFFAFVLSGYSQVTTSGITGKITDANNEALPGATVLAVHQPSGTQYGTIANSEGRFTLQGMRSGGPYKVEISFVGYNKATYTEITLYLGQSFVLNASLKEQSVDVAEVIVVGAKPSAFGTTKTGASTNISTEQMAILPSISRSLDDFTRLSPYSGAGNSFGGRDGRLNNVTIDGANFNNNFGLSNGLPGGGNPISLDAIDELQVTIAPYDVKQANFVGAGINAITKSGTNKFKGSAYTFLRNQDYRGNTVDGYDLGARPTEKTTTYGFTLGGPIIKNKLFFFVNGERSNSPSPIQQWKLSTDGIANADQNITRVTASDMEAFKTGLAKYGYDPGSYTNYDGGNLNKKMLARIDWNINNSNKFTVRYNYTKNVADVPTNATSTVATKMTSGRISQNAMAFRNNCYSMDNLVHSLTAELNTRINNNMSNQLLATYTHIEDVRGSLSSPFPHIDIMKDGDAFMSAGYELFSWNNGVKNNVTSFVDNFTYTLGVHTITAGASYEKQYVSNSFQRFGTGYYRFKSLADFVNGATPESWGLTYGYNGELNPVADLSFGQFSIYAQDEWNITKNLKLTYGIRGDLTSYLNDLVENTEVSKLTFLDGRKINTGMWPTSKMLLSPRVGFSYDVRGDKSLKVRGGTGIFTGRIPLVFFTNMPTNGGMVQNTVTRSGNSADLAKLVPGGNLITDVNQMVSTLGLPTTATAALPSSIAAIDPDFKLPQVWKSTLAVDYQIPTEFPMALTVEGMYSKDINAVCQVNANMPDPAQLGFARFNGPDNRYIYTSTKINSAVSDAEVIKNTNKGYGYSLNTTYTTEPIKDLKLMFAYTHTVVKEISGNPGSQANSAWQNQASIDGPNQLGLQNSQYVTPNKLVGSISYRFEYAQHLATNVGLYYSGYNTGRYSWVYSSDMNKDGVNNDLMYIPANKDEILFKEGANGFTAAQQADAFWKFIEQDPYLSKNKGKYAEAYSAKMPWVNRFDLKISQDFRVKAGSTSNTLQISLDILNFGNLINDSWGVTQTSAPSNYGKVLKYESMNASNTPIYSMYYTTVDGAKVLPTKSFSVYNNQSNCWQLQLGIRYIFN; encoded by the coding sequence ATGAAAAAGATGCTAAAAGTTTATTTCGTGCTAATTGCATTTTTTGCTTTTGTTCTATCAGGTTATTCTCAGGTTACAACCTCGGGAATCACAGGAAAAATTACAGATGCAAATAACGAAGCTCTACCGGGAGCTACAGTTCTGGCAGTTCATCAGCCTTCAGGTACCCAGTACGGTACAATTGCGAATTCAGAAGGTCGTTTTACCTTGCAAGGTATGCGCTCCGGAGGCCCGTACAAAGTAGAAATTTCATTTGTTGGTTATAACAAAGCAACTTATACTGAAATTACTCTTTACCTCGGACAGTCGTTTGTACTTAATGCTTCGTTAAAAGAGCAAAGTGTTGACGTTGCTGAAGTTATTGTTGTTGGGGCAAAACCATCGGCGTTTGGAACTACCAAAACCGGAGCATCAACCAACATCTCAACCGAGCAGATGGCTATTCTGCCTTCTATTAGCCGCAGCCTGGATGACTTTACCCGTCTTTCTCCATATTCCGGAGCGGGAAATTCATTTGGAGGACGCGATGGCCGTTTGAATAATGTAACCATTGATGGAGCAAACTTCAACAACAACTTTGGATTAAGCAATGGCCTTCCCGGGGGAGGTAACCCTATTTCTCTTGATGCAATCGACGAACTTCAGGTAACCATTGCACCTTACGATGTAAAGCAAGCTAATTTCGTTGGCGCTGGAATCAACGCCATTACCAAGAGTGGAACAAACAAATTTAAAGGTTCTGCCTACACTTTCTTACGCAATCAGGATTATCGTGGAAACACAGTTGACGGTTACGACCTTGGCGCACGTCCTACAGAAAAGACAACAACTTATGGGTTTACCTTAGGCGGACCGATCATTAAAAACAAGTTATTCTTCTTCGTAAACGGAGAACGTTCAAACTCTCCTTCACCTATTCAACAGTGGAAGTTGTCTACTGATGGCATTGCGAATGCCGATCAAAATATCACTAGAGTTACTGCAAGCGATATGGAAGCCTTTAAAACAGGATTGGCTAAATATGGCTATGACCCGGGTTCGTACACCAATTATGATGGTGGCAACTTAAATAAAAAGATGCTTGCCCGTATCGACTGGAACATCAACAACAGCAATAAATTTACAGTTCGTTACAATTACACTAAAAACGTAGCTGATGTTCCAACAAATGCAACTTCTACCGTTGCTACCAAAATGACTTCCGGTCGTATTTCTCAAAACGCAATGGCATTTAGAAATAACTGCTATTCGATGGACAACCTGGTTCATTCGTTGACAGCAGAATTAAACACACGTATCAACAACAACATGTCGAACCAATTGTTAGCTACATACACCCACATTGAAGATGTTCGTGGCTCACTTTCTTCTCCATTTCCGCATATTGACATCATGAAAGACGGCGATGCTTTTATGTCAGCCGGATACGAACTTTTTTCATGGAATAATGGGGTAAAAAATAATGTGACTAGTTTTGTTGACAACTTCACCTATACATTAGGCGTCCACACAATTACTGCTGGTGCAAGTTATGAGAAACAATATGTTTCCAACTCGTTCCAGAGATTTGGTACTGGATATTATCGCTTCAAGAGTCTTGCTGACTTTGTTAATGGAGCAACACCAGAATCATGGGGACTTACTTATGGATACAATGGAGAATTAAATCCTGTTGCTGACCTGAGTTTTGGACAATTTTCTATCTATGCCCAGGACGAATGGAACATTACCAAAAACCTTAAATTGACTTACGGTATTCGTGGCGATTTAACTTCATATCTAAACGACTTGGTTGAAAATACAGAAGTATCAAAATTAACTTTTCTTGATGGCCGGAAAATAAACACAGGAATGTGGCCTACATCAAAAATGCTGCTCTCTCCACGTGTTGGATTTAGCTATGATGTAAGAGGTGATAAATCGTTGAAAGTTAGAGGTGGAACCGGTATTTTTACTGGCCGTATTCCTTTGGTCTTCTTCACAAATATGCCAACAAACGGTGGTATGGTGCAAAATACTGTAACCAGAAGCGGCAACAGTGCGGATTTAGCTAAATTGGTTCCAGGTGGTAACCTGATTACCGATGTAAATCAAATGGTAAGCACTTTAGGTTTACCTACTACTGCCACGGCTGCACTTCCAAGTTCAATTGCTGCGATAGATCCTGATTTCAAACTTCCACAGGTATGGAAAAGTACCCTGGCCGTTGATTACCAGATTCCAACTGAATTCCCAATGGCCTTAACGGTAGAAGGTATGTATTCAAAAGATATCAATGCTGTTTGTCAGGTAAATGCAAATATGCCCGATCCTGCACAATTAGGCTTCGCACGTTTCAATGGACCTGATAATCGGTACATCTACACAAGCACAAAGATAAATAGTGCAGTTAGTGATGCTGAGGTCATTAAGAATACCAACAAAGGTTACGGTTATTCGCTTAATACAACATACACTACTGAGCCTATCAAAGATCTGAAATTGATGTTTGCCTATACTCATACTGTGGTTAAAGAGATTTCAGGAAACCCTGGAAGTCAGGCCAATTCAGCTTGGCAAAATCAGGCATCTATTGACGGACCAAACCAACTTGGATTGCAAAACTCTCAGTATGTAACACCAAACAAACTGGTTGGATCGATTAGCTACCGTTTTGAATATGCCCAACATTTAGCAACAAATGTTGGGTTGTATTACAGTGGTTACAATACAGGTCGTTACAGTTGGGTATATTCTTCAGACATGAATAAGGATGGAGTAAACAACGACTTGATGTACATCCCTGCAAATAAGGACGAAATCCTTTTCAAAGAAGGTGCTAATGGATTTACAGCCGCTCAACAAGCTGATGCATTCTGGAAGTTTATCGAACAAGATCCTTATTTGAGCAAAAACAAAGGAAAATATGCTGAAGCTTATTCAGCAAAAATGCCTTGGGTTAATCGTTTCGACTTGAAAATTTCTCAGGACTTTAGAGTAAAAGCAGGTAGCACATCAAACACTCTACAAATAAGTCTCGATATCCTTAACTTTGGTAACCTGATTAATGACTCATGGGGTGTTACTCAAACCTCTGCACCTTCTAATTATGGCAAAGTATTAAAATACGAAAGCATGAATGCAAGTAATACACCAATCTATTCGATGTATTACACGACTGTTGATGGTGCAAAAGTATTACCAACCAAGTCTTTCAGCGTTTACAATAACCAATCGAACTGCTGGCAGCTTCAACTTGGAATTCGCTATATCTTTAACTAG
- a CDS encoding glycoside hydrolase family 2 TIM barrel-domain containing protein has translation MNKIISLLFAFLSLTAFAQNDWEDQSVIGRNKMPARATSYSFSSEDQALKGDRSQARLLSLNGQWMFHFEADSKIRPMDFYSAEAKVSGWDKIEVPSCWEMKGYGTPIYTNSTYPFPNRPPFITRTNPVGSYFRTFEIPADWDGKQIILHFGGVKSAFYVWVNGQMVGYSEDSCLPAEFDVTEKVQKGKNTVAVQVFRWSDGSYLEDQDHWRMSGIHREVMLLAQPRVALNDFFVRTKFDENLKDALLQIRPVVTMKDSINIEGWTVEAMLYSPTDKPKFAQPLKIDLSKIAYEEYPQRDNVKFALLETKVESPQKWSAELPVLYTLVLTLKDEKGNVLESRSSKIGFRDIRIQDGVFLVNGKPVKLYGVNRHDHSETGGKTVTRDEMLKDVLLMKQYNLNAVRTCHYPNDPYFYDLCDQYGLYVFDEANIETHHASGYLTNQPSWHTAFADRVIRMVERDKNHASIITWSLGNESGTGPNHAAAAGWVKDFDPTRPIHYEGAQGDPNNKDYKAYGSPEFRKNPYLANPDDTWYVDMVSRMYPTIDQLKGLSESPYIKRPIVMCEYAHSMGNSTGNLMEYWNVIHSKKNLMGGFIWDWIDQGIARTDAQGRKWWAYGGDYGDQPNDANFCINGLISPDRTAKGATEECKYVFQPVVISAYDQDKMQFRIRNRFEFRNLNEFDIRWTLTENGKDIGTASLGAFNVLPGESKLFGVDFDLSKCTGEVWLKVSVKLAKDELYAKRGHEIAKQQFLVKEAKPIQQIASKIAVQVFEDSEKNLIVGAKDFKVTFDKTSGYLTKYQFQGKDMLIGQLQPNFWRPITDNDFAAWQVTKNLSDWPLVAASLKLVQMKVLDEGITKLVIANLKSDKGLDMQLSYKVSGDGIVEVNYQAKIGEKLTEPLRIGMSTELSNDLALMNFYGKGPYENYSDRNQAAEVNIYSGKVEDFIYQYVLPQENGNHTEVRWLALKNVTGSGLMVVGKQPLNASVWPYTAENIAKAKHINELEPAGFYTVNIDLGQAGLGGNDTWSWRGIPLPQYHLSKKEYSYGFKLVPFTKVKDVEGLVKVAKK, from the coding sequence ATGAATAAAATTATTTCACTGCTATTTGCTTTCCTGTCGTTAACTGCGTTTGCACAAAACGACTGGGAAGACCAATCAGTAATCGGGCGCAACAAAATGCCAGCCCGTGCCACCTCGTATTCATTTTCGTCGGAAGATCAGGCCCTGAAAGGTGATCGTTCACAGGCACGACTCCTGTCGCTCAATGGGCAATGGATGTTTCATTTCGAAGCTGATTCGAAAATCCGTCCGATGGATTTTTATTCCGCTGAAGCAAAAGTCTCGGGCTGGGATAAAATTGAAGTTCCGTCGTGCTGGGAAATGAAAGGTTATGGAACGCCGATTTACACCAATTCGACCTATCCTTTTCCGAACCGTCCGCCATTTATAACACGGACAAACCCTGTAGGTTCCTATTTCCGCACGTTTGAAATCCCTGCCGATTGGGACGGAAAGCAAATCATCCTGCATTTTGGTGGCGTTAAATCAGCATTCTATGTTTGGGTTAACGGACAAATGGTTGGTTATAGCGAAGACAGTTGTTTGCCTGCTGAATTTGATGTGACAGAAAAAGTTCAGAAAGGAAAGAACACTGTTGCCGTTCAGGTTTTCCGTTGGTCGGATGGAAGCTATCTCGAAGATCAGGATCATTGGCGAATGAGCGGTATTCATCGCGAAGTCATGCTTTTGGCGCAGCCACGGGTTGCGTTGAACGACTTCTTTGTCCGTACCAAATTCGATGAAAATCTAAAAGATGCTCTGTTGCAAATTCGTCCGGTGGTTACCATGAAAGACAGCATTAACATTGAAGGTTGGACAGTTGAAGCCATGCTTTACAGCCCAACCGACAAACCAAAATTTGCTCAACCTTTGAAAATTGATTTGAGCAAGATTGCTTACGAAGAATATCCGCAGCGCGACAATGTGAAGTTCGCACTTCTGGAAACAAAAGTTGAATCGCCGCAAAAATGGTCGGCCGAGTTGCCGGTTTTATACACTTTGGTTTTAACCTTGAAGGACGAAAAAGGTAATGTACTTGAATCGAGAAGCAGCAAAATCGGATTCCGCGACATCCGCATTCAGGATGGCGTATTCCTGGTAAACGGCAAACCGGTGAAATTATACGGAGTAAACCGGCACGATCACAGCGAGACAGGAGGAAAAACCGTTACTCGCGATGAAATGTTGAAAGATGTTTTACTGATGAAACAGTACAACCTGAACGCCGTACGTACTTGTCATTACCCGAACGATCCGTATTTTTACGACTTGTGCGACCAATATGGTTTGTATGTTTTCGACGAGGCAAACATCGAAACCCATCATGCTTCCGGATACTTAACCAATCAGCCTTCGTGGCACACTGCTTTTGCCGACAGGGTTATCCGGATGGTCGAACGTGATAAAAACCATGCGTCCATTATCACCTGGTCGCTTGGAAACGAATCGGGTACTGGCCCGAACCACGCAGCTGCAGCCGGCTGGGTTAAAGATTTCGATCCAACACGTCCGATTCATTACGAAGGCGCTCAGGGAGACCCCAATAACAAGGATTACAAAGCTTACGGATCACCCGAATTTCGTAAAAATCCATACCTGGCCAATCCTGACGACACCTGGTATGTCGATATGGTAAGCCGGATGTACCCAACAATCGACCAATTGAAAGGGCTATCTGAAAGCCCATATATCAAACGGCCAATCGTGATGTGCGAATATGCCCATTCCATGGGAAACTCAACAGGTAACCTGATGGAGTACTGGAATGTTATTCATAGTAAAAAGAACCTGATGGGTGGTTTTATCTGGGACTGGATTGATCAGGGAATTGCGCGTACAGATGCCCAAGGTCGGAAATGGTGGGCATATGGAGGCGATTATGGCGACCAGCCGAACGATGCAAACTTCTGTATCAATGGTCTCATCAGCCCCGACCGAACAGCAAAAGGAGCAACAGAAGAATGTAAATATGTATTCCAACCCGTCGTTATTTCAGCTTACGATCAGGACAAAATGCAATTCAGGATCAGAAACAGGTTCGAATTTCGTAATCTGAATGAATTTGATATTCGCTGGACTCTGACCGAAAACGGAAAAGATATCGGCACAGCAAGCTTAGGTGCATTCAATGTTTTACCCGGCGAATCAAAGCTTTTCGGCGTTGATTTCGATCTGTCGAAATGCACTGGCGAAGTGTGGCTGAAGGTAAGTGTGAAATTAGCCAAAGATGAATTGTATGCTAAAAGAGGTCATGAAATTGCCAAGCAACAATTCTTGGTGAAAGAAGCAAAACCAATTCAGCAAATAGCATCGAAAATTGCGGTTCAGGTATTTGAAGATTCAGAAAAGAATCTGATTGTGGGTGCCAAAGATTTTAAAGTGACCTTCGATAAAACTTCGGGATACCTGACCAAATACCAGTTTCAGGGTAAAGATATGTTGATTGGGCAATTGCAGCCTAATTTCTGGCGACCAATTACCGACAATGATTTTGCCGCCTGGCAGGTAACGAAGAATTTATCAGATTGGCCTTTGGTTGCCGCAAGTTTAAAACTTGTTCAGATGAAGGTTCTGGATGAAGGAATTACTAAGTTGGTTATTGCCAACCTAAAAAGCGACAAAGGTTTGGACATGCAGCTCTCGTACAAAGTTTCGGGTGACGGAATTGTAGAAGTAAATTATCAGGCCAAGATTGGTGAAAAATTGACCGAACCGTTGAGAATTGGGATGAGTACTGAGCTTTCAAACGATTTGGCATTGATGAATTTCTACGGGAAAGGTCCTTACGAAAATTATTCTGATCGCAACCAAGCAGCCGAAGTGAACATCTACTCCGGTAAAGTGGAGGATTTCATATATCAATACGTGTTACCTCAGGAAAATGGCAACCATACCGAAGTGCGATGGCTGGCTCTAAAAAATGTGACCGGTAGCGGACTGATGGTTGTTGGGAAACAACCGCTTAACGCTTCGGTTTGGCCATACACTGCCGAAAACATTGCTAAAGCGAAGCATATCAATGAGCTAGAACCCGCTGGTTTTTATACCGTGAACATCGATTTGGGTCAGGCCGGACTTGGTGGAAACGACACCTGGTCGTGGCGCGGGATACCACTTCCTCAGTACCACCTGAGTAAGAAAGAATACAGCTACGGATTCAAGCTTGTCCCGTTTACGAAAGTAAAAGATGTGGAAGGCCTGGTCAAGGTGGCCAAAAAATAA